One Marinibacterium anthonyi genomic region harbors:
- the pdhR_1 gene encoding Pyruvate dehydrogenase complex repressor translates to MPFQKVLPEKISAAVVRQVELLILRGILRPGERLPSERDLAERLGVSRPSLRDALADLQDQGLLVARAGSGIFVADVLGSAFSPALVRLMGNHDTAMSDYLSFRRDMEGLAAERAARLGSDSDLKVIATVLARMEAMHKRGTAEEEAALDAQFHMAIIEASHNVVMLHMMRSMYDLLQRGVFYNRRAIFDQVPARDALLDQHRAINGALQARDPARARAAVEDHLDFVERALTERRRAEANEEIARQRLDHETRDT, encoded by the coding sequence ATGCCCTTCCAGAAAGTCCTGCCCGAAAAGATCTCTGCCGCCGTCGTCCGCCAGGTCGAACTGCTGATCCTGCGCGGCATCCTGCGGCCCGGCGAACGCCTGCCCTCGGAACGCGACCTTGCCGAACGGCTGGGGGTCTCGCGTCCGTCGTTGCGCGATGCGCTGGCCGACCTGCAGGACCAGGGGCTGCTGGTGGCGCGGGCGGGATCGGGGATCTTCGTTGCGGATGTGCTGGGCTCGGCCTTTTCGCCGGCGCTGGTGCGGCTGATGGGCAACCACGACACGGCGATGTCGGACTACCTGTCGTTCCGGCGCGACATGGAGGGGCTGGCGGCCGAGCGCGCGGCTCGGCTGGGATCGGACAGCGACCTGAAGGTCATCGCGACGGTGCTGGCCCGGATGGAGGCCATGCACAAGCGCGGCACGGCCGAGGAAGAGGCGGCGCTGGACGCGCAATTCCACATGGCGATCATCGAAGCCAGCCACAACGTGGTCATGCTGCACATGATGCGGTCGATGTACGACCTGCTGCAGCGGGGCGTGTTCTACAACAGGCGCGCGATCTTCGACCAGGTGCCGGCGCGCGATGCCCTGCTGGACCAGCACCGGGCGATCAACGGCGCCCTGCAGGCGCGCGACCCGGCGCGGGCCAGAGCCGCGGTCGAAGACCATCTGGATTTCGTGGAACGCGCGCTGACCGAACGGCGCCGGGCCGAGGCGAACGAGGAAATCGCCCGCCAGCGGCTGGATCACGAGACCCGGGACACCTGA
- the pstB_2 gene encoding Phosphate import ATP-binding protein PstB, translating to MDNSSNIFAMARRDGCPAPILKVEGLSVWFGGKQVLNGLSFDLGPSEVLALAGGSGSGRTTALKCLKRMHDGTPGARVEGRILMDGRDVHGADIQPVRYRRRFGWIGSQPNPLPISIYENLAYGARQNGQTRTRGELAALAEACLRRVDLWDDVKDGIYKVAAQTLSPDHQQRLCIATALAGQPEVLLMDDPTVGLEKDEADRLEVLIRSLRTDHAIVVAVSDPQQARRLADRVAVLHEGRLVEFGKASEVLAAPRTPEAQAFLQGAQAGRPRV from the coding sequence ATGGACAATTCATCGAATATCTTCGCCATGGCCAGACGCGACGGATGTCCCGCCCCGATCCTGAAGGTCGAGGGGCTGTCGGTCTGGTTTGGCGGCAAACAGGTTCTGAACGGGCTCAGCTTCGATCTTGGGCCATCCGAGGTTCTGGCGCTGGCAGGGGGAAGCGGCAGCGGTCGGACGACGGCGTTGAAATGCCTCAAGCGCATGCACGACGGAACCCCGGGTGCGCGGGTCGAAGGGCGGATCCTGATGGACGGCAGGGATGTCCACGGGGCCGATATCCAGCCGGTCCGGTACCGGCGCCGCTTTGGCTGGATCGGGTCGCAGCCCAATCCGCTGCCGATCTCGATCTACGAGAACCTGGCCTATGGCGCCCGGCAGAACGGCCAGACCAGGACGCGCGGCGAACTGGCCGCGCTGGCCGAGGCCTGTCTGAGGCGGGTGGACCTGTGGGACGATGTGAAGGACGGGATCTACAAGGTCGCGGCGCAGACGCTGTCGCCGGACCACCAGCAGCGGCTGTGCATCGCCACCGCGCTGGCCGGCCAGCCCGAGGTGCTGTTGATGGACGATCCGACGGTCGGGCTGGAGAAGGACGAGGCGGACCGGCTGGAGGTGCTGATCAGGTCCTTGCGGACCGATCATGCCATCGTCGTCGCGGTGTCCGATCCGCAGCAGGCGCGGCGGCTGGCGGACCGCGTCGCCGTGTTGCACGAGGGCCGGCTGGTGGAGTTCGGCAAGGCATCCGAGGTTCTCGCCGCCCCGCGCACGCCCGAGGCGCAGGCGTTCCTGCAGGGCGCGCAAGCCGGACGTCCGAGGGTGTGA
- the atpF_2 gene encoding F-type ATPase subunit b has protein sequence MRKILAPALTTAVTAAVTLAVASPAFAASDAFFSLDNTNFVVSIAFLVFLGVLVYFKVPGMIGQLLDKRAETIQTELVEARTLREEAQTLLASYERKQSQVQEQADRIVEAAKADAQAAADQAKADLEKSIARRLAAADEQIASAQAAAVKDVRDRAIAVAISVARAEMARQMSGADATAMIDASIEEVGAKLH, from the coding sequence ATGCGCAAGATCCTCGCCCCCGCCCTCACCACCGCCGTGACAGCCGCCGTGACCCTGGCCGTCGCAAGCCCCGCGTTTGCCGCCTCGGATGCGTTCTTTTCGCTGGACAACACGAACTTCGTCGTGTCGATCGCGTTCCTGGTGTTCCTGGGCGTGCTGGTCTACTTCAAGGTGCCCGGCATGATCGGGCAGCTTCTGGACAAGCGTGCCGAGACCATCCAGACGGAACTGGTCGAGGCCCGCACCCTGCGCGAGGAAGCCCAGACGCTTCTGGCCTCCTACGAGCGCAAGCAGTCGCAGGTTCAGGAACAGGCCGACCGCATCGTGGAAGCGGCCAAGGCCGACGCCCAGGCGGCTGCCGACCAGGCCAAGGCCGATCTGGAGAAATCCATCGCACGCCGGCTTGCCGCGGCGGATGAACAGATCGCTTCGGCCCAGGCCGCCGCCGTCAAGGACGTCCGTGACCGGGCCATCGCCGTGGCGATTTCCGTCGCCCGGGCCGAAATGGCCCGACAGATGTCCGGCGCCGACGCCACCGCCATGATCGACGCCTCGATCGAAGAGGTCGGTGCCAAGCTGCACTGA
- the atpG_3 gene encoding F-type ATPase subunit b', whose amino-acid sequence MATEPILEEVAGICVDSHGAAIGMPQLCGTWMPNQIFWLVITLIVIYLVLTRVALPRIAGILADRAGTITNDIAAAEDLKVKAVEAEKAYEKALSDARVEAQRIAAEAKTAIQAELNDAIAKADVQISAKTAESEKAIAEIRAGAIESIREVATETAAAVVSAFGQTPDDAAIDAAVSERVKG is encoded by the coding sequence ATGGCGACCGAACCCATCCTTGAAGAGGTGGCCGGCATCTGCGTGGACAGCCACGGCGCCGCGATCGGCATGCCGCAGCTTTGCGGCACATGGATGCCCAACCAGATCTTCTGGCTCGTCATCACGCTGATCGTCATCTACCTGGTTCTGACGCGCGTGGCCCTGCCGCGTATCGCCGGCATCCTTGCCGACCGCGCCGGGACGATCACCAACGATATCGCCGCTGCCGAAGACCTGAAGGTCAAGGCCGTGGAGGCCGAGAAGGCCTATGAAAAGGCGCTGTCCGATGCCCGCGTCGAAGCGCAGCGCATCGCCGCCGAAGCCAAGACCGCCATCCAGGCCGAACTGAACGACGCCATTGCCAAGGCCGACGTTCAGATCTCTGCGAAGACCGCCGAATCCGAGAAGGCCATCGCCGAGATCCGCGCCGGCGCGATCGAGAGCATCCGCGAGGTTGCGACCGAAACCGCTGCTGCCGTCGTCTCTGCCTTCGGTCAGACCCCGGACGACGCCGCGATCGACGCGGCCGTCTCCGAGCGCGTGAAAGGATAA
- the atpE_2 gene encoding Lipid-binding protein, producing MEGDLAHIGAGLAAIGSGAAAIGVGNVAGNFLSGALRNPSAAASQTATLFIGIAFAEALGIFSFLVALLLMFAV from the coding sequence ATGGAAGGCGATCTCGCACACATCGGCGCAGGCCTCGCAGCAATCGGTTCCGGCGCAGCCGCTATCGGTGTGGGCAACGTGGCCGGCAACTTCCTGTCCGGCGCTCTGCGCAACCCTTCGGCTGCCGCCAGCCAGACGGCCACGCTCTTCATCGGCATCGCATTCGCGGAAGCACTGGGCATCTTCTCGTTCCTGGTCGCCCTGCTGCTGATGTTCGCCGTCTGA
- the atpB_2 gene encoding F-ATPase subunit 6 has translation MATETHGATETHAADAAHGAADAAGGGLTFHPMDQFIVKPLFGGDTITFITPTNVTFWMLITVLCIMGLLVLTTSKRAIVPGRGQSIAELAYGFVYKMVEDVTGKDGLKYFPYVMTLFMFIVVANFIGLIPMAFTTTSHIAVTAVLALAVFLTVTILGFVKNGTAFLGLFWVSSAPLALRPILAIIELISYFVRPVSHSIRLAGNMMAGHAVVKVFAGFAQVTAIAPIAILGVVAIYGLELLVAFIQAYVFTILTCVYLKDALHPHH, from the coding sequence GTGGCAACCGAAACGCACGGCGCAACCGAGACCCACGCAGCAGATGCAGCCCACGGGGCGGCCGACGCCGCCGGTGGTGGTCTGACCTTCCACCCGATGGACCAGTTCATCGTCAAGCCGCTGTTCGGCGGTGACACGATAACCTTCATCACGCCCACGAACGTCACCTTCTGGATGCTGATCACCGTCCTGTGCATCATGGGCCTTCTGGTGCTGACAACCTCCAAGCGCGCCATCGTTCCGGGCCGCGGCCAGTCGATCGCGGAACTTGCCTACGGCTTCGTCTACAAGATGGTCGAGGACGTCACCGGCAAGGACGGGCTGAAATACTTCCCCTACGTGATGACGCTGTTCATGTTCATCGTCGTGGCCAACTTCATCGGCCTGATCCCGATGGCCTTCACCACCACGTCGCATATCGCCGTGACCGCGGTGCTGGCGCTGGCGGTGTTCCTGACCGTGACCATCCTGGGCTTCGTCAAGAACGGCACCGCGTTCCTGGGGCTTTTCTGGGTGTCCAGCGCGCCGCTGGCGCTGCGTCCGATCCTGGCCATCATCGAACTGATTTCCTACTTCGTCCGCCCGGTCAGCCATTCCATCCGACTTGCCGGCAACATGATGGCAGGCCACGCGGTGGTGAAGGTCTTTGCCGGGTTCGCCCAGGTCACGGCCATCGCGCCCATCGCGATCCTCGGCGTCGTGGCGATCTACGGGCTCGAACTGCTGGTGGCCTTCATCCAGGCCTACGTCTTTACCATCCTGACCTGCGTCTACCTCAAGGACGCACTTCACCCGCATCACTGA
- the atpI gene encoding ATP synthase protein I yields the protein MTGPKDDQSTELSREERMARLEARLAAAKKAQEPAPRKDEHYSQAQLAWRMVIEMVAGLAIGFGMGYGLDVLFGTTPIFLVLFTLLGLVAGIKTMMRSAAEIQAKQVAAEAGTKGNTAPAPGQDVDEDRS from the coding sequence TTGACCGGGCCGAAGGACGACCAAAGCACCGAGCTCAGCCGCGAAGAACGGATGGCCCGGCTCGAGGCGCGGCTTGCGGCGGCGAAGAAGGCTCAGGAACCGGCTCCGCGCAAGGATGAGCATTATTCCCAGGCACAGCTGGCCTGGCGGATGGTGATCGAAATGGTAGCCGGTCTCGCGATCGGTTTCGGCATGGGGTACGGGCTGGACGTCCTGTTCGGGACGACACCGATCTTCCTCGTGCTGTTCACACTTCTGGGGCTCGTGGCCGGCATCAAGACGATGATGCGATCGGCCGCCGAGATCCAGGCGAAACAGGTCGCGGCCGAGGCCGGGACCAAGGGCAACACGGCGCCCGCCCCCGGGCAGGACGTCGACGAGGACAGGAGCTGA
- the sdpR_2 gene encoding Transcriptional repressor SdpR, with protein sequence MVDDTIALRHSGSMSTSLDAVFAALADPTRRAILTMLLEDDMAVTDVAEPFEMSLAAISKHLTILTRAGLIAQEKRGRVKWCKLEPDALKAASVWMQGFGQFEPVHLDAFERFLKVELRDEGDEPAQATDNP encoded by the coding sequence ATGGTTGACGATACGATCGCGCTGCGGCACAGCGGATCCATGTCCACATCGCTTGACGCCGTCTTTGCCGCCCTGGCCGACCCGACCCGTCGGGCGATCCTGACCATGTTGCTGGAAGACGACATGGCGGTCACCGACGTGGCCGAGCCGTTCGAGATGTCTCTGGCGGCGATTTCCAAGCACCTGACGATCCTCACCCGCGCCGGGCTTATCGCGCAGGAAAAGCGCGGGCGGGTGAAATGGTGCAAGCTGGAGCCGGACGCGCTGAAGGCGGCGTCGGTCTGGATGCAGGGGTTCGGGCAGTTCGAGCCGGTGCACCTGGACGCGTTCGAGCGGTTCCTGAAGGTGGAACTGCGGGACGAGGGGGATGAGCCGGCCCAGGCGACGGACAACCCGTAG
- a CDS encoding carboxylate/amino acid/amine transporter, translating into MIRSLTPAMQGHLAMLTFSALVAGSFVLGAQVAGEIAPAAINAARFAIAAVVIGIAALVTGGIPRSAVRAPWRYLVLGALFALYFVLMFVGLQTASALNTSAVFTLTPILSAVFGYVLLRQVTTRQMALALAIGAGGAVWVIFRGDWAALKAMQIGRGEAIYFLGCISHAIYTPMVRRLNRGERPVVFTFGMLIAGFVVLTAWGWPDIMATDWSALRPLVWITLIYLALFASASTFVLLQFATLRLPSAKVMAYTYLTPSWVILCELAMGNGAPPLKVFLGIAMTVVALLLLLEQDPKPSDGRPLAKGGA; encoded by the coding sequence GTGATCAGGTCCCTCACCCCGGCCATGCAGGGGCATCTGGCGATGCTGACCTTTTCGGCGCTGGTGGCGGGATCCTTCGTGCTGGGCGCCCAGGTCGCGGGCGAAATCGCCCCGGCCGCGATCAACGCCGCCCGCTTTGCCATCGCCGCCGTGGTCATCGGCATCGCGGCCCTGGTCACCGGGGGCATCCCCCGCAGCGCGGTCCGCGCGCCCTGGCGCTACCTGGTGCTGGGCGCGCTCTTCGCGCTCTACTTCGTGCTGATGTTCGTCGGGCTGCAAACCGCCTCGGCGCTCAATACATCGGCCGTCTTCACCCTGACGCCGATCCTGTCGGCGGTCTTCGGCTACGTGCTGCTGCGCCAGGTCACCACCCGCCAGATGGCGCTGGCGCTGGCCATCGGGGCAGGGGGCGCCGTCTGGGTGATCTTTCGCGGCGACTGGGCGGCGCTGAAGGCGATGCAGATCGGCCGGGGTGAGGCGATCTATTTCCTGGGCTGCATCAGCCACGCGATCTATACACCCATGGTGCGCCGCCTGAACCGGGGCGAACGGCCCGTGGTCTTCACCTTCGGCATGCTGATCGCGGGGTTCGTCGTGCTGACGGCCTGGGGCTGGCCCGACATCATGGCCACCGACTGGTCCGCGCTGCGGCCGCTGGTCTGGATCACGCTGATCTACCTGGCGCTCTTCGCCTCGGCCTCGACCTTCGTGCTTCTGCAGTTCGCCACCCTGCGCCTGCCCTCGGCCAAGGTCATGGCCTACACGTATCTGACACCAAGCTGGGTCATCCTGTGCGAACTGGCCATGGGCAACGGGGCGCCGCCGCTGAAGGTCTTCCTGGGCATCGCCATGACGGTCGTGGCCCTGCTTCTGCTGCTGGAACAGGATCCGAAGCCTTCCGATGGAAGGCCCCTGGCGAAGGGTGGTGCATGA
- the oxyR_4 gene encoding Morphology and auto-aggregation control protein — translation MDNWDEVRTAYQVVRLGTVSGAAEVLGVHHATVIRHIDALEARLGVKLFQRHARGYTATEAGTDLARVAQATEDQFNQLVGRLKGQGDSMTGELVITSLDTLAPLMVPALADFQEKHADLTVRYLTGERIFRLEYGEAHVAIRAGTAPEQLDNVVQPFAQQRMALYAGEPYVARHGLPAGPADFSAHRFVGHDDENFRAPHARWMRSHAPNAPVVFRTTDFRSMEEAIAAGTGMGFLACCDATRRGGLVEVMAPLPEWAVPLWIVTHVDLHRTHKVQTFLNYIKSRAKEWGL, via the coding sequence ATGGACAATTGGGACGAGGTCCGGACAGCCTATCAGGTGGTGCGTCTGGGAACGGTCAGCGGCGCCGCCGAAGTGCTGGGGGTGCACCATGCCACGGTCATCCGGCATATCGATGCGCTGGAGGCCCGGCTGGGCGTGAAGCTGTTCCAGCGCCACGCGCGCGGCTATACCGCGACAGAGGCGGGCACCGATCTGGCCCGCGTGGCCCAGGCGACGGAAGACCAGTTCAACCAGCTTGTCGGCCGCCTGAAGGGGCAGGGCGACAGCATGACCGGCGAACTGGTCATCACCTCTCTCGACACGCTGGCGCCGCTGATGGTGCCGGCGCTGGCCGATTTCCAGGAGAAGCACGCCGATCTGACCGTCCGCTACCTGACCGGCGAACGGATCTTTCGCCTGGAATACGGCGAGGCGCACGTGGCCATCCGGGCCGGCACCGCGCCCGAACAGCTGGACAACGTGGTCCAGCCCTTTGCCCAGCAGCGCATGGCGCTTTACGCGGGCGAACCCTATGTCGCCCGTCACGGTCTGCCGGCGGGACCTGCGGACTTCTCCGCCCACCGCTTCGTCGGCCATGACGACGAGAACTTCCGCGCCCCCCACGCGCGCTGGATGCGCAGCCATGCGCCCAACGCGCCGGTGGTGTTCCGCACGACCGATTTCCGTTCGATGGAAGAAGCGATTGCCGCCGGCACGGGCATGGGGTTCCTGGCCTGCTGCGATGCCACCCGCCGGGGCGGCCTGGTCGAGGTGATGGCGCCGCTGCCGGAATGGGCGGTGCCGCTGTGGATCGTGACCCACGTGGACCTGCACCGAACCCACAAGGTGCAGACCTTCCTGAACTACATCAAGTCCCGCGCCAAGGAATGGGGCCTGTGA
- a CDS encoding putative racemase, whose product MRKIGIVGGVGWVSTVEYYRAIAEGAARHYAAKGLKPPLPIPPMTIESVVQAQTRVLRGRTGDDGSWAGFDAVFRTALLTLEKAGCAFALIASNTPHARLAAIRKGVNIPVLSILDCTATAAADGGAERALVLGTAVTMEARDYALALERECVAANARLPADAIAQMQAMIDSDFHGGASPDARAKLIDYCRRHAEPGMAVILACTELPLAFPDHLDDVTFEADGFLFVNPCAAHVAAALRRALTD is encoded by the coding sequence ATGAGGAAGATCGGCATTGTCGGCGGAGTCGGATGGGTCTCGACGGTCGAATATTACCGCGCGATCGCCGAGGGCGCCGCGCGGCATTACGCGGCCAAGGGATTGAAGCCGCCGCTGCCGATCCCGCCGATGACCATCGAAAGCGTGGTGCAGGCCCAGACCCGGGTGCTGCGCGGCCGCACCGGGGACGACGGAAGCTGGGCCGGGTTCGACGCCGTCTTCCGCACCGCGCTGCTGACGCTGGAAAAGGCCGGCTGCGCCTTTGCCCTGATCGCCTCGAACACGCCCCATGCCCGGCTGGCAGCGATCCGCAAGGGGGTGAACATCCCCGTCCTGTCGATCCTGGACTGCACGGCGACCGCCGCGGCCGATGGGGGGGCGGAACGGGCGCTGGTGCTGGGCACGGCGGTGACGATGGAGGCACGGGATTACGCGCTGGCGCTGGAACGCGAATGCGTCGCGGCGAATGCGCGACTGCCCGCGGATGCGATTGCCCAGATGCAGGCGATGATCGACAGCGACTTTCACGGCGGCGCATCGCCCGACGCCCGGGCAAAGCTGATCGATTATTGCCGGCGCCATGCCGAACCGGGAATGGCGGTGATCCTGGCCTGCACCGAACTGCCCCTGGCCTTCCCCGACCACCTGGACGACGTGACGTTCGAGGCCGACGGGTTTCTGTTCGTGAACCCCTGCGCCGCCCATGTCGCCGCCGCGCTGCGCCGCGCGCTGACCGACTGA
- the bioC_3 gene encoding Malonyl-CoA O-methyltransferase BioC — translation MSDGWDASAGAWIDEQGEAGDFGRAFVLDLPMQARVLAAAPRRVLDVGCGEGRFCRWLSAQGIATVGIDPTEGLLARARALDPGGTYRAGRAEALDFDDDAFDMAVSYLTLIDIPDHAKAIAEMARVVRPGGRILVANLQGYHTCGDGRADWRDDGAGRVLLDRYLEERAQWAQWRGIRIRNWHRPLSGYMRAFLEQGLQLTHFDEPAPHGGAEAKRQRYMNAPFFHIMEWLRPASA, via the coding sequence ATGTCGGATGGATGGGACGCCTCGGCCGGAGCCTGGATCGACGAACAGGGCGAGGCGGGGGATTTCGGGCGGGCCTTTGTTCTGGACCTGCCGATGCAGGCCCGGGTGCTGGCGGCCGCGCCGCGCCGTGTGCTGGACGTGGGCTGTGGCGAGGGGCGATTCTGTCGCTGGCTGTCCGCCCAGGGCATCGCGACCGTGGGGATCGACCCGACCGAGGGTCTGCTGGCACGGGCGCGGGCGCTGGATCCGGGTGGGACCTACCGGGCAGGCCGGGCCGAGGCGCTGGATTTCGACGACGACGCGTTCGACATGGCGGTCAGCTACCTGACCCTGATCGACATCCCCGACCATGCAAAGGCCATTGCCGAGATGGCGCGGGTGGTGCGCCCCGGCGGGCGGATCCTGGTGGCGAACCTGCAGGGCTATCACACCTGTGGCGATGGCCGGGCCGACTGGCGCGACGATGGCGCGGGCCGGGTGCTGCTGGACCGCTACCTCGAGGAACGGGCGCAATGGGCTCAATGGCGGGGCATCCGGATCCGGAACTGGCACCGGCCGCTGTCGGGCTACATGCGGGCCTTCCTTGAGCAGGGGCTGCAGCTGACCCATTTCGACGAACCCGCGCCCCACGGCGGGGCGGAGGCAAAGCGGCAAAGGTACATGAACGCCCCGTTCTTCCATATCATGGAGTGGCTCCGCCCGGCGTCGGCCTGA
- the ffh gene encoding p48, whose translation MFENLSERLSGVFDRLTKQGALSEDDVKTALREVRVALLEADVSLPVARDFVKRVQDQATGQAVTKSITPGQQVVKIVHDALIDTLTGEGDPGKLKIDTPPAPILMVGLQGSGKTTTTAKLAKRLMEREGKRVLMASLDTNRPAAMEQLAILGKQIGVDTLPIVKGEDPVQIAKRAKTQASLGGYDVYMLDTAGRLHIDQELIAQAAAVRDVANPRETLLVVDGLTGQDAVNVATEFDDKIGVTGVVLTRMDGDGRGGAALSMRAVTGKPIRFVGLGEKMDALETFEPERIAGRILGMGDIVALVEKAQATIEAAEAEKMMRRMAKGQFSMNDLKMQLEQMLKMGGMEGMMSMMPGMGKMAKQIEDAGFDDKIIKRQIALIQSMTKKERANPKLLQASRKKRIAAGSGQDVSDLNKLLKMHRQMGDMMKKIGKSKGGMMKQAMKAMMGKGGNPADMAAGMDPKALEAAAKAAGGRMPGGLPGLGGGMGLPPGLSGFGKKK comes from the coding sequence ATGTTTGAAAATCTGTCCGAGCGCCTGTCAGGCGTCTTCGACCGGCTCACCAAGCAGGGCGCGCTTTCGGAAGACGACGTCAAGACCGCCCTGCGCGAGGTCCGCGTGGCGCTTCTGGAAGCCGACGTTTCGCTTCCCGTGGCCCGCGACTTCGTCAAGAGGGTGCAGGACCAGGCCACCGGCCAGGCGGTGACCAAGTCGATCACGCCGGGTCAGCAGGTCGTCAAGATCGTGCATGACGCGCTGATCGACACGCTGACCGGCGAAGGCGATCCCGGCAAGCTGAAGATCGACACGCCCCCGGCACCGATCCTGATGGTCGGTCTGCAGGGGTCGGGCAAGACGACGACCACCGCCAAGCTGGCCAAGCGGCTGATGGAACGCGAGGGAAAGCGGGTGCTGATGGCCTCGCTTGACACCAACCGCCCGGCCGCGATGGAACAGCTGGCGATCCTGGGCAAGCAGATCGGCGTCGACACCCTGCCCATCGTCAAGGGCGAGGACCCGGTCCAGATCGCGAAACGCGCCAAGACGCAGGCCTCCCTGGGTGGCTATGACGTCTACATGCTGGACACCGCCGGCCGCCTGCACATCGACCAGGAGCTGATCGCCCAGGCCGCCGCCGTGCGCGACGTGGCCAACCCGCGCGAAACCCTGCTGGTGGTCGATGGCCTGACCGGCCAGGACGCGGTGAACGTGGCCACCGAATTCGACGACAAGATCGGCGTGACCGGCGTGGTCCTGACCCGGATGGACGGCGACGGACGCGGCGGCGCGGCGCTGTCGATGCGCGCGGTCACCGGCAAGCCGATCCGCTTCGTCGGTCTGGGCGAAAAGATGGACGCGCTCGAGACGTTCGAACCCGAACGCATCGCCGGCCGGATCCTGGGCATGGGCGACATCGTCGCGCTGGTCGAAAAGGCGCAGGCCACCATCGAAGCGGCGGAAGCCGAGAAGATGATGCGCCGGATGGCCAAGGGTCAGTTCTCGATGAACGACCTGAAGATGCAGCTGGAACAGATGCTGAAGATGGGCGGCATGGAAGGCATGATGTCCATGATGCCCGGCATGGGCAAGATGGCCAAGCAGATCGAAGATGCCGGGTTCGACGACAAGATCATCAAGCGCCAGATCGCGCTGATCCAGTCGATGACCAAGAAGGAACGGGCGAACCCCAAGCTGCTGCAGGCGTCGCGCAAGAAACGCATCGCCGCCGGTTCGGGCCAGGACGTGTCGGACCTGAACAAGCTTCTGAAGATGCATCGCCAGATGGGCGACATGATGAAGAAGATCGGCAAGTCCAAGGGCGGCATGATGAAACAGGCCATGAAGGCGATGATGGGCAAGGGTGGCAACCCGGCCGACATGGCCGCCGGCATGGACCCCAAGGCGCTGGAAGCCGCGGCCAAGGCCGCCGGCGGACGGATGCCCGGCGGGCTGCCCGGTCTGGGCGGCGGCATGGGCCTGCCCCCCGGCCTTTCGGGCTTCGGCAAGAAGAAGTGA
- a CDS encoding chorismate mutase, whose translation MTDATTRAAALLKEHRESIDRLDAILVYTLGERFKHTQAVGKLKAEHDLPPSDPAREETQIARLEALAVEADLDPEFAKAFLNFIIQEVIRHHKKHQE comes from the coding sequence TTGACTGACGCAACCACCCGCGCCGCCGCGCTTCTGAAAGAGCATCGCGAAAGCATCGACCGGCTGGACGCCATCCTCGTCTACACCCTGGGTGAGCGGTTCAAGCACACCCAGGCGGTGGGCAAGCTGAAGGCGGAACACGACCTGCCGCCATCCGACCCCGCGCGCGAGGAAACCCAGATCGCGCGGCTCGAGGCGCTGGCCGTCGAAGCCGACCTCGATCCCGAATTCGCCAAGGCCTTCCTGAATTTCATCATCCAGGAAGTCATCCGGCACCACAAGAAACACCAGGAATAA
- the rpsP gene encoding 30S ribosomal protein S16 — protein sequence MAMKIRLARGGSKKRPFYSIVASDSRMPRDGRFIEKLGTYNPLLPKDSEDRVQMKLERVEYWLGQGAQPTDRVARMLEAAGVRDKTERNNPKRGKPGKKAQDRAEEKAAKAAAAAEAAAAPAEEASAE from the coding sequence ATGGCTATGAAGATCCGACTGGCCCGTGGTGGGTCCAAGAAACGCCCCTTCTACAGCATCGTGGCATCCGACAGCCGCATGCCGCGTGACGGCCGCTTCATCGAGAAGCTGGGCACCTACAACCCGCTTCTGCCCAAGGACAGCGAAGACCGCGTCCAGATGAAACTGGAGCGCGTGGAATACTGGCTGGGCCAGGGCGCACAGCCGACCGACCGTGTCGCCCGCATGCTGGAAGCCGCAGGCGTCCGCGACAAGACCGAGCGCAACAACCCCAAGCGCGGCAAGCCGGGCAAGAAAGCCCAGGACCGCGCCGAGGAGAAAGCCGCCAAGGCCGCAGCAGCAGCCGAAGCAGCCGCCGCTCCCGCCGAGGAAGCTTCGGCAGAGTGA